A genomic segment from Camarhynchus parvulus chromosome 7, STF_HiC, whole genome shotgun sequence encodes:
- the LOC115905570 gene encoding LOW QUALITY PROTEIN: interferon lambda-3-like (The sequence of the model RefSeq protein was modified relative to this genomic sequence to represent the inferred CDS: deleted 2 bases in 1 codon), whose amino-acid sequence MLRLSLAPLLVLVLGVSLGAAFPHDTLGKGCRLSQYQSIAPEQQLAVDRMRQEFVTTHKCNTKLFHRKWNAVNLPMSDRVLLVAAELNLTTAMLGLPAAPSFAELCRESLHFFRTAREAVQGCVDPSHQPSGRLRHWLHKLQNAMRAVSQAGGVLQAFGVKSRCCRADPAHLTPQESPESRECLRATTILHVLQVLDNLRCAALQDKC is encoded by the exons ATGTTGCGCCTCAGCCTCGCcccactgctggtgctggtgctgggggtcAGCCTGGGGGCTGCCTTTCCCCATGACACcctggggaagggctgcaggctgTCCCAGTACCAGAGCATTGCACCCGAGCAGCAGCTTGCTGTGGACAGGATGAGACAAGAGTTT GTGACCACGCACAAATGCAACACCAAGCTCTTCCACCGGAAATGGAACGCAGTGAACCTGCCG ATGTCCGACCGAGTGCTGCTGGTGGCGGCCGAGCTGAACCTCACCACTGCCATGCTGGGGCTGCCCGCTGCCCCCAGCTTTGCCGAGCTGTGCCGGGAGTCCCTGCACTTCTTCAGGACCGCCCGGGAGGccgtgcagggctgt GTGGATCCTTCACACCAGCCCTCAGGCAGGCTGCGGCACTGGCTGCACAAGCTGCAGAACGCCATGCGAGCGGTAAGTCAGGCCGGCGGGGTTCTGCAGGCTTTT GGCGTCAAAAGccgctgctgcagagctgaccCAGCCCATCTCACCCCGCAGGAGAGCCCCGAGAGCAGGGAGTGCCTCAGGGCCACCACCATCCTGCACgtcctgcaggtgctggacaACCTGCGCTGCGCCGCCCTCCAGGACAAGTGCTGA